A stretch of DNA from Castor canadensis chromosome 2, mCasCan1.hap1v2, whole genome shotgun sequence:
GAAAAAGGTTAAAGTAGAAAGATAGAGTATGCAAAGAAActtactgcagcttctaaaagtGACTTATGTGCATTAGCAAGGCCTTTAGTGGTTTAGGGCATTGATTTATTGCTGTTTTCTGTTTAGACATTACACTATTAATGACCTTTTTTCTTATTGATAAAAATATAACCCTAGTCCTAACATCACCAAACCCAGCCAGCTACAGTCACACAATGCAGCAAGAGtcaggaagtgaaaaaaaaagcaaagagcaAGGCTTGTAGATGGTCCCCAGGATTAGAGATCTTGAATCAGACATTTCTCCCCTTCCTGGCCTTCAGGTGGCGCTGCTGGCCCAAGATTGCTTGGTTGGTGATGAAATGGCAAATGGGTTAAAATTGACATTCTGCAactggtttaaagccagcctctGTTCTTAATGGATCTTGAAATTAAAACTTCCTTAATTTAAACGCTGAGTTTGTTTTCTTGCAagcactgttttaaaattttatcagggTAACAGTCTCTGCCCATACCTGATCTGCCTGTTACTAGGTCTGTAGGAGCCTCTTTTCTCTGCAGGTGGCAGCTTTATTGGCATTTTTACCTCCTCTCGTTcttctggaatttttattttgtatccttttgATGTATTAACTCAATCTAAATAAGCTGTACCTTTTAAAGGTAATgtgtaaaaaattaaagaaatgatttGGCAGTGTTCCCtagtttttttggtagagttctCCCATTGGCTTTTCAAGATACGTTGgtgccatttttttgtgttttagaaatcATCTCCTTTTCATCTCAGCTAAACTGTCCCCTCAGATAGGGGACAGTTCTCATCTTCTTAAAATTTCACACAAATTGGCATATTCTGCAAACAGTAACCCGTAACCTAATCTAGAATAGATGTCATAGTTGTTCCACCAGCAACATTCTTGATTTTTACACTTCCCTTATGTAGCTGTTTATGTCTGTTACCTATACTTTCTGCATAGAATGGTTATCATTCTTATATCTATTTCAGCATTCTGTGTCTGAAAACAAAGTTAATGTTTTCAGCTAATAAGAACCTAGCTAGTTTGCATTAAGGCCAATAAGTAACTAAGTGCCTTTTATTCAGAAATAACATGGATCTTTTGAGCCTTATTTGAGCTgttgagtttttatttctatagCACTACTGCCTGTTTTTCCCAAATGGCTCTCAGTCTCTAGGCGGAATTCAATCCAGTAACCTAGAGGCCAAATGACCTCATAACTCATTAGCAGTTCTCAGAGCCATCTGGTGCCCTCGAGGAGAACAGTGTTCAAAGACtgataataaaaacaacagcatAATTATTTCTCTGCCATGATTATACCTTTAATGGCAAGCAGTCAGCATATTTATTTGCAGATTGCTTAGGTGGTTGTTTTCTAAAGGTATAATAACAATGCTGAGGTAGAATAACTTGTTTCCCTGTCCTCTTCATCCAGCCTGCAAATGAGTAAACTGACTACCTATAAGGAACCTGTTGTATCACAAAATAAGTCATTGTAAAAGTGGCAATAGTATGTGaagcaaatatataaattgcAGTTGTAAAGTTTGCAAAGGAAATAGCCATCTGTACTGTGGATGTTTCTCAACTCCAAGGCATGTCTGTGAATACTAATTCATGTGTGgcttactgtattttttattttctaaaatgtttactAGATAATCTTAGAATTTTTCGCACTAATCTGTTTACCTCTCTTATTCTCTGTAGGGAATTTTGTTCCTTACTGCTCAAGAAATGTCTTCACTTTCAGAATATGCATTGCGCATGTCTCGCCTGAGTGCCCGCCTCTTTGGTGAAGTTGCCAGGCCTACCGATTCCAAGTCCATGAAAGTGGTGAAATTGTTCAGTGAACAGCCCTTGGCTAAGAGGAAGGAGACTTATGACTGGTATCCAAATCACAACACGTATTTTGCACTCATGGGCACACTCCGTTTTCTTGGCCTTTACAGGtgatgacaaaaaataaataaagagggacCTGTGAGAGATATGTTTACTACattggcaaagggaaaaaaatttagcCCTTTTGTCCTTAGAATTTTGTGGCTCTAGTAAGAA
This window harbors:
- the Mrps33 gene encoding small ribosomal subunit protein mS33 — its product is MSSLSEYALRMSRLSARLFGEVARPTDSKSMKVVKLFSEQPLAKRKETYDWYPNHNTYFALMGTLRFLGLYRDEHQDFKDEQRRLKKLRGKGKPKKGEGKRAAKKK